One window of the Fusobacterium animalis 7_1 genome contains the following:
- the citG gene encoding triphosphoribosyl-dephospho-CoA synthase CitG, producing MKMNNKEVAKLATKALLYEVTISPKAGLVSRLSNGSHRDMDFYTFIDSALSLNKYFSECFIYGQENNFYSPNFFKNLRDLGKKAEKEMYEATNGINTHKGTIFSMGILISVLAGYLKEVDEIDLKVLSKKIKNMCFPLLNELESTNNFSTYGEKAYKKYHLTGARGLALSGYDIVLLDGINKLKEFTKILDFETSCILLLFYYISILDDTNIVNRANFKTLKEIQMLCKKLYEENIKSLSKEKIKNEMSNLNDIFIKKNISAGGSADLLILTIFIHFLIYEKV from the coding sequence ATGAAAATGAATAATAAAGAGGTTGCTAAATTAGCAACAAAAGCTCTTTTATATGAAGTGACTATAAGCCCAAAAGCTGGACTTGTAAGTCGTCTTAGTAATGGTTCTCATAGAGATATGGACTTTTACACTTTTATTGATTCTGCTCTTTCTTTAAATAAATATTTTTCTGAATGTTTTATCTATGGACAAGAGAATAACTTTTATTCTCCTAACTTTTTTAAGAATTTAAGAGATTTAGGAAAAAAAGCTGAAAAAGAAATGTACGAAGCTACAAATGGAATTAATACCCATAAAGGAACTATTTTTTCAATGGGAATTTTAATTTCAGTTTTAGCTGGTTATTTAAAAGAAGTTGATGAAATAGATTTAAAGGTATTAAGTAAAAAAATCAAAAATATGTGTTTTCCTCTTTTAAATGAATTAGAAAGCACAAATAATTTTTCCACTTATGGAGAAAAAGCATATAAGAAATATCATTTAACTGGTGCAAGAGGACTAGCTTTGTCTGGTTATGATATAGTTTTACTTGATGGAATCAATAAATTAAAAGAATTTACAAAAATTTTGGATTTTGAAACTTCTTGTATTTTACTTTTATTTTACTATATTTCCATTTTAGATGATACAAATATAGTGAATAGAGCAAATTTTAAAACTCTAAAAGAAATTCAAATGCTATGCAAAAAACTTTATGAAGAAAATATAAAATCTTTATCAAAAGAAAAAATAAAAAATGAGATGTCAAACTTGAATGATATATTTATAAAAAAAAATATAAGTGCTGGTGGTAGTGCTGATTTATTAATTTTAACAATTTTTATACATTTTTTAATATATGAGAAAGTATAA